A window from Bdellovibrionales bacterium encodes these proteins:
- a CDS encoding J domain-containing protein — protein MREGNQTPGGVLQKTENGVRTQSGRYSHPRYQKYLEEAPLPSNQSKDLNILFNYNGHTWDAYEVLGLPAGASLVDVTKAYQGMLKTSEPDSHEFLETAFKTILSRK, from the coding sequence ATGAGGGAGGGGAATCAGACCCCTGGCGGTGTATTGCAAAAGACCGAGAACGGGGTCCGAACCCAGAGCGGTCGCTACAGTCACCCACGCTATCAGAAGTATCTTGAAGAGGCTCCACTTCCGAGCAATCAAAGTAAAGATCTCAATATTTTGTTTAATTATAACGGTCACACCTGGGACGCCTACGAGGTCCTTGGCCTGCCGGCGGGGGCAAGTCTCGTGGATGTTACCAAAGCCTATCAGGGCATGCTGAAAACTTCTGAACCAGATTCACATGAGTTTTTAGAGACCGCGTTCAAAACAATTCTTTCGAGAAAATAG
- a CDS encoding Mrp/NBP35 family ATP-binding protein, which yields MAAPNPFDQQVAIPGVKHIIAVSSGKGGVGKSTVATNLATALGQKNKVGLLDADIYGPSIPRMLGSLNQKPGITSAQRLEPVQRYGIKLMSIGFLIEENAAVVWRGPMLFKAMDQFLRDVDWGELDYLVVDLPPGTGDVQLSLAQKVPVAGAVMVCTPQNVALTDVKRGVDMFQRVGIKMLGLVENMAYMINPANGEKIQMFPKGELESYMASKNIPKIGEIPFNPSVGLSCEAGIPIVESNKNGVEAQEFFRIADRVRELLPV from the coding sequence ATGGCAGCCCCCAATCCTTTCGACCAACAAGTCGCTATTCCTGGAGTTAAACACATTATTGCTGTGAGTTCGGGCAAGGGAGGTGTTGGCAAAAGCACGGTTGCTACTAATTTAGCCACGGCTCTTGGGCAAAAAAACAAGGTGGGGTTGCTGGACGCTGATATCTACGGGCCGAGTATTCCTCGCATGTTAGGTTCGTTGAATCAAAAACCCGGTATCACTTCAGCACAACGCCTCGAACCAGTTCAACGTTATGGTATCAAATTGATGAGCATTGGCTTTTTGATCGAAGAAAACGCTGCAGTTGTTTGGCGTGGTCCCATGCTCTTTAAAGCAATGGACCAATTCCTGCGCGATGTAGACTGGGGCGAGCTCGATTACCTCGTGGTCGATTTGCCTCCAGGCACCGGTGATGTTCAACTTTCATTGGCACAAAAAGTTCCAGTGGCAGGCGCCGTGATGGTTTGTACGCCACAGAACGTGGCACTCACAGATGTAAAGCGCGGCGTGGATATGTTCCAACGAGTGGGCATTAAGATGCTCGGCCTCGTTGAAAACATGGCGTACATGATCAACCCAGCGAACGGCGAAAAGATTCAGATGTTCCCTAAGGGCGAACTCGAGTCTTATATGGCCTCGAAGAACATCCCTAAAATCGGCGAGATTCCATTCAACCCGTCTGTGGGCCTTTCATGCGAAGCGGGTATTCCGATCGTCGAGAGCAATAAGAACGGCGTCGAAGCACAGGAATTCTTCCGCATCGCCGATCGCGTTCGCGAGTTGTTGCCGGTCTAA
- a CDS encoding SCO family protein has product MKSLGVVILLLMSFSAQALSPNSVYHLQGKWTNQDGKTEEFANLKGRVRIVSMIFTQCTSACPMLVGDVKHFLAKLSAKEAEKVGVDLFSFDHERETPESLKNFTKKYKITSSQWNIYRGDKTAVAELAGLLGVQYKRLAGGAYVHSNNIILLNKEGEILKTIEGYDASADDFLALLKKTLAEP; this is encoded by the coding sequence ATGAAATCACTAGGCGTCGTCATTTTATTACTAATGTCTTTCAGTGCGCAGGCGCTGAGTCCGAATTCGGTATATCACCTGCAAGGAAAGTGGACCAACCAAGACGGTAAAACGGAGGAGTTCGCAAATCTCAAGGGCCGGGTAAGGATCGTCTCGATGATTTTTACCCAGTGCACTTCCGCATGTCCCATGTTGGTTGGGGATGTGAAGCATTTCCTCGCGAAGCTGTCAGCGAAAGAGGCCGAAAAGGTCGGAGTGGATTTGTTTTCTTTTGATCATGAGCGAGAGACTCCGGAGTCTTTAAAGAATTTTACGAAAAAGTACAAAATCACTTCTTCGCAGTGGAATATTTATCGCGGTGATAAAACGGCCGTCGCGGAACTTGCGGGTCTTTTGGGTGTACAATATAAACGCTTAGCGGGTGGCGCTTATGTTCATTCGAATAATATTATTTTGCTGAATAAAGAAGGCGAGATTTTGAAAACGATTGAAGGTTACGATGCTTCGGCGGATGATTTTTTGGCTTTGCTGAAGAAGACCTTGGCTGAACCTTAG
- a CDS encoding formylglycine-generating enzyme family protein: MKLTALFFILLLAGVAGAKAPPVGMVEVKAGAYKLFYREKDQKELAQVSSFFIDKFPVTNKDYLEFVKKNPEWKRAAVPTVFATENYLQSWPGAEVIPANKENHPVVSVSWFAARKYCEFKGKRLLTVNEWEYASDSENPAHSEKILEWYGRPNSQLGAIKTGKANKFGVYDMHGLIWEWVEDYASVMIKGDSRSDNTREKNLFCGSGALGAASTEEYATFMRFAFRSSLKGNYVTENLGFRCGKDMQP, from the coding sequence ATGAAGCTAACGGCGCTGTTTTTTATTCTCTTGCTTGCAGGTGTGGCGGGGGCGAAGGCTCCCCCTGTCGGCATGGTGGAAGTCAAAGCCGGCGCTTATAAATTATTTTATAGAGAAAAAGATCAAAAGGAACTTGCTCAGGTAAGTTCTTTTTTTATTGATAAATTTCCCGTCACCAATAAAGACTACTTAGAGTTTGTAAAGAAAAATCCTGAATGGAAAAGGGCGGCGGTGCCGACGGTTTTTGCGACCGAGAATTATCTCCAGAGCTGGCCGGGCGCGGAAGTGATCCCCGCGAACAAAGAAAATCATCCAGTGGTTTCGGTTTCGTGGTTTGCCGCAAGAAAGTATTGCGAATTCAAGGGCAAACGTTTGTTAACCGTGAACGAATGGGAGTATGCCAGCGACAGTGAGAATCCCGCTCATTCGGAAAAAATCCTGGAATGGTATGGCCGCCCGAACTCGCAACTGGGTGCGATCAAGACTGGGAAAGCCAATAAATTCGGCGTTTACGATATGCATGGGCTGATTTGGGAGTGGGTCGAGGACTATGCCTCGGTAATGATCAAAGGTGATTCACGCTCGGATAATACCCGTGAAAAAAATCTTTTTTGTGGCAGTGGCGCTCTCGGAGCGGCCTCGACAGAGGAGTATGCGACCTTCATGCGTTTCGCTTTTCGGAGCAGTCTTAAAGGAAATTACGTCACTGAAAATTTAGGGTTCCGTTGTGGAAAGGACATGCAGCCATGA
- the nirK gene encoding nitrite reductase, copper-containing gives MKTLKLVSSVAVILALETAWSAEKIDINSLPVEKATLTHAPEVPPPITRKKPARVKIHLETKEVVKRLADGVEYTFWTFGGSVPGPFIRIREGDYVDFTLANHPSSKMPHNIDLHAVTGQGGGAEGSFTAPGHSSTFSFRALNPGLYIYHCATAPVGMHIANGMYGLIFVEPEKGLPPVDKEFYILQSEFYTKGKYGARGLQPFDMNKAVKEQPDYVVFNGSVGAITNDNALKAKAGDSIRMFVGNGGPSLVSSFHIIGEIFDQVYTEGGVIPNQKNVQTTLIPAGGSSIVEFKTQIPATYILVDHSIFRAFNKGALGMLKVEGDKDATIYSGKTEDGIYLPEGGAIQEIPVSEKKEEITEKTFAQRMDAGKAVFTQNCAACHQLQGEGIPNAFPPLAKSDFLMKDKKRAIGVVLNGLTGNVTVNGQTYNGVMPALGLSDDDVANVLTYVRNSWGNKGDLVNMKEVKALRGK, from the coding sequence ATGAAAACCCTGAAACTTGTCTCGTCGGTTGCTGTCATCCTGGCGCTGGAAACTGCCTGGAGTGCGGAAAAGATCGATATTAATTCTCTACCTGTGGAGAAGGCGACCCTGACCCATGCTCCGGAAGTTCCTCCGCCCATCACAAGAAAAAAACCGGCGCGTGTGAAAATTCATCTTGAAACTAAAGAAGTTGTTAAAAGGCTGGCCGACGGAGTTGAATATACTTTTTGGACTTTCGGCGGCTCTGTTCCGGGACCTTTCATTCGTATTCGTGAAGGGGACTATGTCGACTTTACTTTGGCCAATCATCCTAGCAGCAAAATGCCACACAATATTGACCTTCACGCGGTGACTGGCCAAGGTGGCGGAGCCGAAGGCTCCTTCACGGCTCCTGGGCATAGCTCGACATTTTCTTTCCGTGCTCTCAACCCGGGCCTTTACATCTATCATTGTGCAACAGCTCCGGTGGGGATGCATATTGCCAACGGAATGTATGGTCTGATTTTTGTGGAGCCTGAAAAGGGCCTGCCACCGGTGGACAAAGAGTTCTACATTCTTCAGAGTGAGTTCTACACGAAAGGCAAATACGGTGCACGCGGCCTGCAACCATTTGATATGAATAAAGCCGTGAAAGAACAGCCGGACTATGTGGTGTTTAATGGTTCCGTCGGTGCCATTACTAACGACAATGCCTTAAAGGCAAAAGCGGGTGATTCTATTCGTATGTTCGTCGGCAACGGTGGACCGAGTTTAGTCTCTTCATTTCACATCATTGGTGAGATTTTTGATCAGGTTTACACCGAAGGCGGCGTCATTCCGAATCAAAAAAACGTCCAGACGACTTTGATCCCGGCGGGCGGCTCTTCGATTGTTGAATTCAAAACTCAGATTCCAGCGACTTATATTCTGGTCGATCACTCGATCTTCCGGGCCTTTAACAAAGGCGCATTGGGAATGCTGAAAGTCGAAGGCGATAAAGATGCAACCATTTACAGTGGTAAAACTGAAGACGGAATCTATCTGCCGGAAGGTGGCGCGATCCAAGAAATCCCGGTGTCTGAGAAAAAAGAAGAAATCACAGAGAAAACTTTTGCGCAACGTATGGACGCCGGTAAGGCCGTCTTCACACAAAACTGCGCGGCCTGCCATCAGCTGCAAGGCGAGGGAATTCCAAATGCCTTCCCGCCACTGGCGAAATCTGATTTCTTGATGAAAGATAAAAAGCGAGCCATCGGGGTGGTGTTGAACGGTCTCACTGGAAATGTGACTGTGAACGGTCAAACTTATAATGGTGTGATGCCGGCGTTGGGCTTGAGTGACGACGATGTTGCCAATGTTCTGACTTATGTGCGTAACTCATGGGGCAACAAAGGGGATCTTGTGAATATGAAAGAAGTTAAAGCCCTTCGCGGAAAATAG
- a CDS encoding Crp/Fnr family transcriptional regulator: MTKSPNPALFKTRPTDHCPICSSQEETVTDQILKAIQHKTYPKGTIVFSQEQASSGLFLIYKGTVKVSRISPAGKEIIIEILGSGKTLGESSLFGQGQHSDTAVTAENAELFLIPKDDFKKLLADHPQLYQNVLHSLVQWMDKLNAVIENINISSAKDRVYAYLMKIQKEQQRTLIHLTGKKHEVALMLGLRPETFSRTLAELETEGLIKMNHKQIQILINKET, from the coding sequence GTGACAAAAAGTCCCAACCCCGCCCTTTTTAAAACCCGCCCTACGGATCATTGTCCTATTTGCTCGTCTCAAGAAGAGACAGTGACAGACCAGATCCTGAAAGCTATTCAGCATAAGACCTATCCCAAAGGAACGATTGTTTTCAGCCAGGAGCAAGCCAGCAGCGGGCTTTTCCTGATCTACAAGGGCACTGTCAAAGTGTCGCGCATTTCGCCCGCGGGAAAAGAAATTATCATCGAGATCTTGGGCTCCGGAAAAACCCTTGGCGAAAGCAGCCTCTTCGGCCAAGGCCAACACTCCGATACGGCCGTCACTGCTGAGAATGCAGAGCTGTTTCTTATTCCGAAAGATGATTTCAAAAAACTTCTGGCGGATCATCCTCAACTTTATCAAAACGTTCTCCACAGCCTGGTTCAATGGATGGATAAGCTCAATGCGGTGATCGAAAATATCAACATTTCGTCCGCCAAGGACCGAGTCTATGCCTACCTTATGAAAATACAAAAAGAACAACAGCGAACCCTGATCCATCTCACAGGTAAAAAACACGAGGTCGCTTTGATGTTGGGACTTCGTCCTGAAACCTTTTCGCGCACCCTGGCGGAACTTGAAACTGAAGGCCTGATTAAAATGAATCACAAGCAGATTCAGATTTTGATTAACAAAGAAACTTAG
- the nrdD gene encoding anaerobic ribonucleoside-triphosphate reductase: MVRLSAEQIQQKMDFINSYLHAANAADGSRLDANANVTHKNVATLEAEINKDINIQVNRALVADKIARLFGAELSKEYLRQIEEHEIYVHDETSLKPYCASISMYPLLLEGLKGLGGESAAPRHLESFCGCFVNLVFAISSQFAGAVATVEWIMYFDHFARKDYGDNYLETHSQLINNHLQHVVYALNQPAAARGYQSVFWNISVYDESYFKSLFGDFVFPTGEKPVWTSVQKLQKHFMSWFNEERKKALLTFPVVTAAMLIKNGSPKDTDFARMCAQELSQGNSFFMYMSPSADSLASCCRLRNEISDNTFSYSLGAGGVATGSINVITINMNRLVQKKIDLLATVEKVQKYQVAYRHLMQEYFDAGLLTAYRAGFISLEKQFLTIGINGMAEAAESQGLCVGNNQPYKDFVREKLKVIYEANKKAKKNFQFMFNTEFVPAENLGVKNAQWDRRDGLKVPRDCYNSYFYIVEDDSVNALDKMDLHGHEMMQYLDGGSALHLNLEEKLTAEGFQKLINAAALSGCNYWCVNIKITICNKCDHLDKRTLYACPQCGSEDVDHATRVIGYLKRISNFSAARRKEAARRFYHVTASASDAKSSVEIRHPIRAALESMHTMHRSDATGKYAEQTPPISV; this comes from the coding sequence ATGGTTCGACTCTCTGCTGAACAGATTCAGCAAAAAATGGATTTTATAAACAGCTATCTTCATGCCGCTAATGCGGCGGATGGCTCTCGGCTCGATGCGAATGCCAATGTCACACATAAGAACGTGGCGACTCTCGAGGCTGAGATCAATAAGGATATCAATATTCAAGTCAATCGCGCGCTCGTAGCCGATAAAATCGCACGGCTTTTTGGCGCGGAGCTCAGCAAGGAATATCTGCGCCAGATCGAAGAACACGAAATCTATGTGCATGATGAAACGTCTTTGAAACCTTACTGCGCTTCGATTTCAATGTATCCGCTGTTGCTCGAAGGCCTTAAAGGCCTTGGCGGCGAATCCGCGGCGCCAAGGCATCTTGAAAGTTTCTGCGGCTGTTTTGTGAATTTGGTCTTTGCTATTTCCTCGCAATTTGCCGGCGCTGTAGCGACGGTGGAGTGGATCATGTACTTTGACCACTTCGCTCGCAAAGATTACGGCGATAACTACTTGGAAACCCACTCGCAACTGATCAACAATCATCTGCAGCACGTAGTTTACGCCCTCAATCAACCTGCAGCGGCCCGTGGCTATCAATCAGTGTTTTGGAATATCTCCGTCTATGACGAGTCCTATTTCAAATCCCTCTTCGGCGATTTTGTTTTTCCCACCGGAGAAAAACCCGTTTGGACCAGTGTTCAGAAACTCCAAAAACATTTTATGTCCTGGTTCAACGAGGAAAGAAAAAAAGCTCTCCTGACCTTCCCCGTGGTGACGGCGGCGATGTTAATTAAGAACGGGAGCCCAAAGGACACCGACTTCGCAAGAATGTGCGCTCAAGAGCTCAGCCAGGGAAACAGCTTCTTTATGTACATGAGCCCTTCGGCCGACAGCCTGGCCAGCTGTTGCCGGCTGCGTAACGAAATTTCCGACAATACCTTTAGTTACTCCCTTGGGGCCGGAGGTGTTGCGACGGGGTCTATCAATGTCATCACGATCAATATGAATCGTTTGGTACAAAAGAAAATCGACCTCTTGGCCACCGTTGAAAAAGTGCAAAAATACCAGGTGGCCTATCGCCATTTAATGCAAGAGTATTTCGATGCCGGCCTCCTGACAGCCTATCGCGCGGGCTTTATCTCTTTAGAAAAACAATTTCTCACAATAGGCATCAATGGTATGGCTGAGGCCGCGGAATCCCAGGGACTTTGCGTTGGTAACAACCAGCCTTATAAAGACTTCGTGCGCGAAAAGCTGAAAGTCATTTATGAAGCCAATAAAAAGGCGAAGAAAAATTTCCAATTTATGTTCAACACCGAGTTCGTACCGGCGGAAAACCTGGGAGTAAAAAACGCTCAATGGGACCGACGCGATGGACTGAAGGTCCCCAGAGACTGCTATAATTCATACTTCTATATTGTCGAAGACGACTCGGTCAACGCTCTCGACAAAATGGATCTACACGGACACGAGATGATGCAATACCTTGATGGTGGTTCGGCCCTGCATTTGAATCTGGAAGAAAAACTGACCGCCGAAGGTTTTCAGAAACTCATTAATGCCGCTGCCCTCTCTGGCTGTAATTATTGGTGTGTGAATATCAAAATCACAATCTGCAACAAGTGCGACCATCTTGACAAACGCACGTTGTATGCCTGCCCTCAGTGCGGCAGTGAGGATGTGGACCATGCCACTCGCGTGATTGGCTACCTGAAGCGGATCTCCAACTTTAGCGCCGCCCGCCGCAAAGAAGCCGCGCGCAGATTCTATCACGTTACGGCATCGGCTTCAGACGCAAAATCTTCGGTAGAAATACGCCACCCCATACGAGCAGCCCTAGAATCCATGCATACGATGCATAGATCAGATGCGACTGGTAAATATGCGGAGCAAACCCCGCCGATAAGCGTGTAA
- a CDS encoding Crp/Fnr family transcriptional regulator: MIKEWQNMIWIMFSESLFRHSIDKETKMPDHSILRKLQSFDCFQKLSPLELATIASHTELMHVNHGRTLFKEGTAIDAVYLILYGSFKIQQKTRSEEAVVFYFLSRGDFLGIAMAGLSNALYPASALANEESAVLKLPLRFYNDRFLQHPSLREIVSRQISDRFFEFQNDRCMTKALTPQKLADLLLRTLDRQPKEHGHRIHIPLTRHDMARKIGSQAETVIRFISEWTKNGWIRTENKHIEIINRAKLEEVLNEKCSRRSSRTTSIYSAATRRS; encoded by the coding sequence ATGATAAAAGAATGGCAAAATATGATCTGGATCATGTTTTCTGAATCCCTGTTCAGGCATTCTATCGATAAGGAGACCAAAATGCCTGACCATTCGATCCTACGCAAACTACAAAGTTTCGATTGTTTTCAGAAGCTTTCCCCATTGGAGCTTGCCACCATTGCCTCCCATACTGAGCTGATGCACGTCAATCACGGCCGGACTTTGTTTAAGGAAGGGACGGCGATTGACGCTGTTTATCTTATTTTGTATGGGTCCTTTAAAATTCAGCAAAAGACCCGCAGTGAAGAAGCCGTGGTTTTTTATTTTTTAAGTCGCGGAGATTTTCTCGGAATCGCCATGGCGGGCCTTAGCAACGCCCTTTATCCGGCTTCAGCCCTCGCCAATGAAGAGAGTGCGGTTCTTAAACTGCCGTTAAGATTTTACAACGACAGATTTTTGCAACATCCTTCCCTGAGAGAAATCGTTAGCCGGCAAATTTCAGATCGTTTTTTTGAGTTTCAAAATGACCGTTGCATGACAAAAGCGCTGACACCCCAAAAACTGGCGGATCTTCTGCTTCGTACTTTGGACCGACAGCCGAAAGAGCACGGCCATCGCATCCATATCCCCCTCACGCGACACGATATGGCCCGGAAAATCGGCTCGCAGGCCGAGACGGTCATCCGCTTTATCAGTGAATGGACGAAGAATGGTTGGATCCGCACAGAAAACAAACATATTGAAATTATCAACCGCGCCAAGCTCGAGGAGGTCCTCAATGAAAAGTGTTCTCGCAGATCTTCGCGAACAACATCAATTTATTCTGCAGCGACTCGACGATCCTGA
- a CDS encoding DUF2249 domain-containing protein has product MKEFIIEAQTIPPRERHGFIFQSFDNLEGGDSLVIVNNHDPIPLLRQFQEVRPEQFAFEYLEQGPKTWRLRLTKKAKEGCCGFCGS; this is encoded by the coding sequence ATGAAAGAATTTATCATCGAAGCACAAACCATCCCACCTCGGGAGCGTCATGGTTTTATTTTCCAAAGTTTTGATAATTTAGAGGGCGGCGACAGTTTGGTGATCGTTAATAATCACGATCCCATTCCTCTCTTAAGACAGTTTCAGGAAGTCCGCCCAGAGCAGTTCGCTTTTGAATATTTGGAGCAGGGCCCGAAAACCTGGCGTCTGCGCCTTACCAAAAAGGCGAAAGAAGGCTGCTGCGGTTTCTGCGGATCTTAA
- a CDS encoding high-potential iron-sulfur protein: MSKNLNRREFFKAAASLAGVTLVAPTVLNTVFGSKAAAEERRRKAGPAESGGSAAGAMPMVDPNDSVAKAVKYTEDHTKAADSKGNKCATCGFYAKKEDRNGKEVGTCTIFAGKLVVGNGWCASWNKKA; encoded by the coding sequence ATGAGTAAAAATTTAAATCGTCGTGAGTTTTTCAAAGCGGCTGCTTCACTTGCTGGAGTTACTCTGGTGGCACCGACTGTTTTAAATACTGTTTTCGGTTCCAAAGCTGCGGCTGAAGAAAGAAGACGTAAAGCAGGTCCTGCTGAAAGCGGTGGTAGTGCGGCCGGTGCGATGCCAATGGTGGATCCAAATGACTCCGTGGCAAAGGCCGTAAAGTACACTGAAGACCATACAAAAGCGGCTGATTCCAAAGGAAATAAGTGCGCTACTTGCGGCTTCTATGCGAAAAAAGAAGATCGTAATGGCAAAGAGGTCGGCACTTGCACTATTTTCGCCGGCAAATTGGTTGTTGGTAACGGCTGGTGTGCTTCTTGGAATAAGAAGGCTTAG
- a CDS encoding LysM peptidoglycan-binding domain-containing protein, with the protein MRKYITLTLVLAFLSACAHNPTAPDATKGSTAATTKDGDATPLKDLDSFRVKDADGPQVVDQELESIPTEVNPLVEQWISYFQGRGRRHMERYLARSTRYEKLMKKVLKDNGLPEDLFYIALIESGFNTQARSHAAAVGYWQFIRGTGKRYGLQINTMLDERKDPVLATQAAAEYFKGLYSVFGSWYLAMASYNVGENRVKREVMNHYTRDFWELAKKKRFPKETIHYIPKFIAAKLIAKDPVKYGFGEIDYMTPIEFDHVTMDKPVNLRVMAEKMGINYEDFKDLNPKFKGEVAPLMADNKLELRIPPGMSEQATVAANESIVEKAEFIADAGDTEVYRIRRGDTLHTVARKYRTTVAYLRDLNDIPKGKRLKVGMKLYVPDRTPVAPKRSVVARKKTDPKPSPSATPENIVAGNGRFYTVQSGDTLSSIAKKYSVSINQLKRANNIRRGRMLKVGIRLSIPGNTENSSNDGAKRMPATAKNRVALKNKYHVVRKGDNLASIADKYKVSLASIQNSNKKINPSKLYVGAKIFIPQAIAAE; encoded by the coding sequence ATGCGGAAGTATATTACCCTGACCTTGGTCCTGGCGTTCTTGAGCGCTTGTGCTCATAATCCGACTGCGCCAGATGCGACTAAGGGTTCAACAGCTGCGACGACAAAAGACGGCGATGCCACTCCATTGAAAGACCTCGATTCTTTCCGCGTGAAAGATGCTGACGGACCTCAAGTTGTCGACCAAGAATTGGAATCTATTCCCACAGAAGTAAACCCATTGGTTGAACAATGGATTTCTTATTTTCAAGGCCGTGGCCGTCGCCACATGGAACGCTATTTGGCGCGTTCGACTCGCTATGAAAAGCTCATGAAGAAAGTTTTGAAAGACAACGGTCTTCCTGAAGATCTTTTCTACATTGCTTTGATCGAATCCGGTTTCAACACGCAGGCGCGTTCACATGCGGCGGCAGTGGGTTACTGGCAGTTCATCCGCGGAACTGGTAAACGCTATGGTTTGCAAATCAATACCATGTTGGATGAGCGTAAAGACCCGGTTTTGGCGACTCAAGCAGCGGCTGAATACTTCAAAGGTCTCTACAGCGTTTTCGGTTCTTGGTACTTGGCGATGGCTTCCTACAACGTGGGTGAAAACCGCGTAAAACGTGAAGTGATGAATCACTACACGCGTGACTTCTGGGAATTGGCAAAAAAGAAACGTTTCCCGAAAGAAACGATTCACTACATTCCTAAATTTATCGCGGCAAAGTTGATTGCAAAAGATCCAGTGAAGTATGGCTTTGGCGAAATCGATTACATGACTCCGATCGAGTTTGACCACGTGACAATGGATAAGCCAGTGAACCTTCGTGTGATGGCTGAAAAAATGGGTATCAACTACGAAGACTTCAAAGACTTGAATCCAAAGTTCAAGGGCGAGGTCGCTCCTTTGATGGCTGATAATAAGTTGGAACTTCGTATTCCACCGGGAATGTCTGAGCAAGCCACAGTGGCCGCGAACGAGAGTATCGTAGAAAAAGCGGAATTCATTGCTGATGCCGGTGACACAGAAGTTTACCGCATTCGCCGTGGTGATACTCTCCACACGGTGGCTCGTAAGTACCGTACGACGGTGGCGTACCTTCGTGACCTCAATGACATTCCAAAAGGCAAGCGCTTGAAAGTCGGCATGAAGCTCTATGTTCCTGACCGTACTCCAGTGGCTCCTAAGCGCAGTGTCGTGGCAAGAAAGAAAACAGATCCTAAGCCGTCGCCATCAGCGACGCCTGAAAACATCGTTGCAGGAAACGGCCGTTTCTACACGGTTCAATCTGGCGACACCTTGTCTTCTATTGCTAAGAAATACTCTGTGAGCATCAATCAATTAAAGCGTGCGAATAATATCCGCCGCGGTCGTATGTTGAAAGTGGGCATTCGTTTGTCGATCCCTGGCAACACCGAGAACTCTTCAAACGACGGCGCGAAACGTATGCCGGCAACTGCTAAAAATAGAGTGGCTTTGAAAAACAAATACCACGTTGTTAGAAAAGGCGACAACCTCGCAAGCATCGCAGACAAATACAAAGTGTCTTTGGCTTCGATCCAGAATTCCAACAAGAAGATCAACCCATCAAAACTATACGTAGGTGCGAAGATCTTTATTCCTCAGGCCATAGCCGCAGAATAA